A genomic window from Salvia hispanica cultivar TCC Black 2014 chromosome 5, UniMelb_Shisp_WGS_1.0, whole genome shotgun sequence includes:
- the LOC125190620 gene encoding transcription repressor OFP15-like yields the protein MSNIKKSPFSSSPWPCVNNNPKTLSFRANDDESAVIGALRSDRLFFDPGETRSILEEARHSDGVKITAIDSYDPFLDFRSSMAEMVEAHGLDSLDDLLTCYLRLNDRSNHGYIVAAYVDLLINHRHCSSSSSSAHYSFTSPLSFSSSSTVYSEHQIAAG from the coding sequence atgagCAACATAAAGAAATCCCCCTTTTCATCCTCACCGTGGCCATGCGTCAACAACAACCCTAAAACTCTCTCATTTCGCGCCAACGACGACGAATCCGCGGTGATTGGAGCCCTCCGATCTGATCGCCTATTCTTCGATCCAGGCGAGACGAGGTCCATCCTCGAAGAGGCGCGCCACAGCGACGGCGTCAAAATCACGGCCATCGATTCCTACGATCCGTTCCTCGATTTCAGATCGTCGATGGCGGAGATGGTGGAGGCGCACGGCCTGGACAGCCTCGACGATCTGCTCACTTGTTACCTCAGACTCAATGACAGATCCAATCACGGCTACATCGTCGCTGCCTATGTCGATTTGCTCATCAACCATCGCCAttgctcctcctcctcctcctccgcgcATTATTCCTTCACATCGCCTctctccttctcctcctcctccaccgtTTACAGCGAACACCAAATCGCTGCCGGTTGA